One genomic segment of Clostridium saccharoperbutylacetonicum N1-4(HMT) includes these proteins:
- a CDS encoding trans-sulfuration enzyme family protein — protein MRIESLLVHGAVDGDELTGAVNVPIYQTSTYKQEELGKNKGFEYSRTGNPTRDALEKTIALLEKGIGGLAFSSGMAAITAILSLFSSGDKIIIPSNLYGGTFRVIDKVFKNFNIHYEIVDFSRITDVKRLLENDKENARIKAVLIETPTNPLMDITDIEEISKLTKEYDVLTIVDNTFMSPYLQRPLEFGADIVVHSATKYLGGHSNVVAGLIAVKDKELMEKLHFIQNSTGGVLGPFDSFILLQGIKTLGVRLDRHNANAEKIAEFLGKSEYVTKIYYPGLKNSKGYEIHKKQASGFGGIISFVINEKIDYKKFLGSLKLITLGESLGGVESLICHPASMTHASIPYEIRQEVGIVDNLVRLSVGIENIDDLLEDLSNAFKESLV, from the coding sequence ATGAGAATAGAATCATTATTAGTTCATGGTGCTGTAGATGGAGATGAATTGACAGGGGCAGTAAATGTTCCTATATATCAAACTTCCACATACAAGCAAGAAGAGTTAGGTAAAAATAAAGGATTTGAATATTCAAGAACAGGAAATCCAACACGTGATGCTTTAGAAAAGACTATTGCTTTATTAGAGAAAGGTATAGGAGGACTTGCATTTAGTAGCGGAATGGCTGCAATTACAGCGATTTTATCTCTATTTAGTAGTGGAGATAAAATAATAATTCCAAGTAATCTTTATGGTGGTACGTTTAGAGTAATTGATAAAGTATTTAAAAATTTTAATATTCATTATGAAATAGTTGATTTTTCAAGAATTACAGATGTGAAAAGACTTTTAGAAAATGATAAGGAGAATGCTAGAATAAAGGCTGTGTTAATAGAAACTCCAACCAATCCACTTATGGACATTACTGATATCGAAGAAATTAGTAAGCTTACAAAAGAGTATGATGTTCTTACGATTGTAGATAATACATTTATGTCACCTTACTTGCAAAGACCGTTAGAATTTGGAGCTGATATAGTTGTTCATAGTGCAACTAAATATTTAGGGGGACATAGTAATGTCGTAGCGGGGCTGATAGCTGTAAAGGATAAAGAGCTTATGGAAAAGCTTCACTTTATACAAAATTCCACTGGCGGGGTACTTGGTCCATTTGATTCATTTATATTACTTCAAGGAATAAAAACTTTGGGAGTAAGATTGGATAGGCACAATGCGAATGCAGAAAAAATAGCAGAATTTTTGGGTAAAAGTGAGTATGTTACAAAAATTTATTATCCTGGATTAAAAAACTCTAAGGGATATGAGATCCATAAAAAACAAGCATCAGGTTTTGGAGGAATAATATCTTTTGTGATTAACGAAAAAATTGATTATAAAAAATTCTTGGGATCTTTAAAACTTATAACTTTAGGAGAAAGTTTAGGGGGAGTAGAATCACTGATTTGCCATCCAGCAAGCATGACCCATGCTTCAATTCCATATGAAATAAGGCAAGAGGTTGGAATTGTTGATAATTTAGTTAGGTTATCAGTTGGGATAGAAAATATTGATGATTTACTAGAGGATTTAAGCAATGCATTCAAGGAGAGTTTGGTATGA
- a CDS encoding PLP-dependent cysteine synthase family protein: MNFVSDVKELIGNTPLIKLTNINVKENVNIFAKLECFNPGGSVKDRIGVAMIDGAEKRGKLKKGYTIIDATAGNTGLGIALAAINKGYNIIFVVPTKFSIEKQKLIKALGAKIINTPDEDGMLGAINKAEELIKEIPNSISLEQFANEDNPLAHYETTGPEIYNALEGHISYFVAGAGSGGTFTGIVKFLKEKNRNIKGILADPEGSTMVGGKHKSYKIEGIGNDFLPKTMDISLVDKVIKVNDEEAFDKVRLLAKKEGLIVGSSSGAILAAAMKLSEEIDRGNIVVVFPDRGDRYLSTTLFD, from the coding sequence ATGAATTTCGTAAGTGATGTTAAAGAACTTATTGGAAATACTCCATTGATAAAACTTACTAATATTAATGTAAAAGAAAATGTTAATATATTTGCTAAATTGGAATGCTTTAATCCTGGTGGTAGTGTTAAGGATAGAATAGGTGTAGCAATGATTGATGGAGCTGAGAAGAGAGGAAAATTAAAAAAAGGGTATACAATAATAGATGCAACAGCAGGAAACACTGGTCTTGGAATAGCTTTAGCTGCAATAAATAAGGGGTATAATATAATTTTTGTAGTACCAACAAAGTTTTCGATAGAAAAGCAGAAGTTGATAAAAGCTCTTGGCGCTAAAATTATAAATACTCCTGATGAAGATGGAATGCTTGGAGCAATAAATAAAGCAGAAGAACTAATAAAAGAAATTCCCAATAGTATTAGTTTGGAGCAATTTGCAAATGAAGATAATCCTTTAGCACATTATGAAACGACTGGTCCTGAAATATATAATGCACTAGAAGGACATATAAGTTACTTTGTAGCAGGGGCAGGAAGTGGAGGTACTTTTACTGGAATTGTTAAATTTTTAAAAGAAAAGAATAGAAATATCAAAGGTATATTAGCAGATCCTGAGGGTTCAACTATGGTAGGTGGAAAGCATAAAAGTTATAAAATAGAGGGTATAGGGAATGATTTTCTACCAAAGACAATGGATATATCTTTAGTTGATAAAGTGATAAAAGTTAATGATGAAGAAGCTTTTGATAAAGTGCGTTTATTAGCTAAAAAAGAAGGATTAATCGTTGGCTCATCTTCTGGTGCGATACTTGCAGCAGCTATGAAATTATCAGAGGAAATAGATAGAGGAAACATAGTGGTCGTGTTTCCTGATAGAGGAGATAGATATTTAAGTACAACATTGTTTGATTAG
- a CDS encoding hydrolase — protein sequence MDKIPTREEAWSLLTEYNQDEFHLEHAVIVENTLRYFAKELGYEDEVDFWGIVGLLHDLDFEKYPEEHCLKEQEIMSNNGIDKSIIHATASHGYAITVDIKPEHEMEKVLYAVDELTGLIGAVAVMRPSKSVQDLELKSVKKKYKNLKFAAGCSRDVIKRGAEMLGWELDALIQRTINALRTFQK from the coding sequence ATGGATAAAATACCTACAAGAGAGGAAGCATGGAGCTTACTAACAGAGTATAATCAAGATGAATTTCATCTAGAACACGCTGTAATTGTAGAAAATACCCTTCGGTATTTTGCAAAAGAGCTTGGTTACGAAGATGAAGTTGATTTCTGGGGAATAGTAGGATTACTTCATGATTTAGATTTTGAAAAGTATCCTGAAGAGCATTGTTTAAAAGAACAGGAAATTATGAGTAATAATGGAATTGATAAGTCAATAATACATGCTACTGCAAGTCATGGTTATGCGATTACTGTTGATATAAAGCCTGAACATGAGATGGAAAAGGTTTTATATGCGGTGGATGAATTAACAGGGTTAATAGGAGCAGTTGCAGTTATGAGGCCGTCTAAAAGTGTTCAAGATTTAGAATTAAAATCAGTAAAAAAGAAATATAAGAATTTAAAATTTGCAGCTGGATGTTCTAGAGATGTTATTAAAAGAGGTGCTGAAATGCTTGGATGGGAGTTAGATGCTTTGATTCAAAGAACAATTAATGCATTAAGAACATTTCAAAAATAA